In the genome of Streptomyces globosus, one region contains:
- a CDS encoding ThiF family adenylyltransferase codes for MYPKVKPALARAWRDLQTVQFGVTPAHAVVLGPVDTATGSLIDRIDGTRGMDRLREEASAMGLPAGQADGLVRRLAAAGLLDDATAGGPPAQAVRSRPETLERLGPDLGSLSLVHREPGGDLRGVAARRAIRVVVRGSGRVGGVLAAVLAAAGVGRIEVLDGGRVEPADVAPGGLGPGSVGRLRAEAAAALVREAAPGRAPRSAGRGGYETGPALVVVAPRDGLQSWAPDPGVAADWIATGVPHLYAGVLEGTGVVGPLVLPGVTACAGCMERERVDRDPAWPRMLVQWRSAHRRRTAAACDLGLATAVAGLAAAHALSFLDGELPASTAARWEAALPALHWERTAVAPHPDCPCAAAVVPAGQEAGA; via the coding sequence GTGTATCCGAAGGTGAAGCCGGCCCTGGCGAGGGCGTGGCGCGATCTGCAGACGGTCCAGTTCGGGGTGACACCGGCGCACGCGGTGGTGCTGGGCCCGGTGGACACGGCGACGGGGTCGCTGATCGACCGGATCGACGGGACGCGGGGCATGGACCGGCTCCGCGAGGAGGCGTCGGCGATGGGCCTGCCGGCGGGGCAGGCGGACGGGCTGGTGCGGCGGCTGGCGGCGGCCGGGCTGCTCGACGACGCCACGGCGGGCGGCCCGCCGGCCCAGGCGGTGCGCAGCAGGCCGGAGACGCTGGAGCGGCTCGGGCCCGACCTGGGGTCGCTGTCGCTGGTGCACCGGGAGCCGGGGGGCGACCTGCGCGGGGTGGCGGCGCGGCGGGCGATACGGGTTGTGGTGCGGGGCAGCGGCCGGGTGGGCGGTGTGCTTGCGGCGGTGCTGGCGGCTGCGGGTGTGGGCCGGATCGAGGTGCTCGACGGGGGCCGGGTGGAGCCGGCCGATGTCGCTCCGGGCGGGCTGGGGCCCGGCAGTGTCGGCCGGCTCAGGGCCGAGGCCGCGGCGGCGCTGGTGCGGGAGGCGGCCCCGGGGCGGGCTCCGCGGTCGGCCGGGAGGGGCGGGTACGAGACGGGGCCGGCGCTGGTGGTGGTCGCGCCCCGGGACGGGCTCCAGTCCTGGGCGCCGGATCCGGGGGTGGCGGCCGACTGGATCGCGACCGGGGTGCCGCACCTGTACGCGGGGGTACTGGAGGGCACGGGGGTGGTGGGTCCGCTGGTGCTGCCGGGGGTCACGGCGTGCGCGGGATGCATGGAGCGGGAGCGCGTCGACCGGGATCCGGCCTGGCCGCGGATGCTGGTGCAGTGGCGCTCGGCCCACCGGCGCCGGACGGCGGCCGCCTGCGATCTCGGGCTGGCCACGGCCGTCGCGGGGCTGGCCGCGGCCCATGCGCTGTCGTTCCTCGACGGGGAGCTGCCGGCCTCCACGGCCGCCCGCTGGGAGGCTGCCCTGCCGGCCCTGCACTGGGAGCGGACGGCCGTGGCGCCGCATCCGGACTGCCCGTGTGCGGCGGCGGTCGTGCCGGCGGGGCAGGAGGCGGGGGCATGA
- a CDS encoding M48 metallopeptidase family protein, translating into MSADPPQRAVEVRRSARRSKTVSAYREGDRTIVLIPARMSEAEERRWVGAMLDKLAARESRNTVGDGELIGRAERLSGQYLGGRARPSSVRWVANQNTRWGSCTPAEGSIRLSHRLQGMPEYVVDYVLLHELAHLLVAGHGPRFWELLEAYPRTERARGYLEGVAAAERHPNVPPARGG; encoded by the coding sequence GTGTCCGCCGACCCACCGCAGCGCGCCGTCGAAGTCCGCCGCAGCGCCCGCCGCAGCAAGACCGTGTCCGCCTACCGGGAGGGCGACCGCACCATCGTCCTCATCCCCGCCCGGATGTCCGAGGCGGAGGAGCGGCGCTGGGTCGGGGCCATGCTCGACAAGCTCGCCGCCCGCGAGAGCCGGAACACCGTGGGCGACGGGGAACTGATCGGGCGCGCCGAGCGTCTGTCCGGGCAGTACCTCGGCGGCCGCGCCCGCCCGAGCTCGGTGCGCTGGGTCGCCAACCAGAACACCCGCTGGGGCTCCTGCACCCCCGCCGAGGGCAGCATCCGGCTCTCGCACCGCCTCCAGGGGATGCCCGAGTACGTGGTCGACTACGTGCTGCTGCACGAGCTCGCCCACCTCCTCGTGGCCGGCCACGGACCGCGCTTCTGGGAACTCCTGGAGGCGTACCCCCGCACCGAGCGGGCCCGCGGCTACCTGGAAGGGGTGGCCGCAGCGGAACGGCACCCCAACGTGCCGCCCGCGCGCGGAGGATGA
- a CDS encoding TerD family protein, whose translation MAREFQRGHKARISDLTAGTDLYVGVQIAGPGLAFDISCFGLDADERLSDDRYFVFYNQPKSPEESIQQLGAQAGDTESFRVTLDRIPANIHKLSFTATIDGDGQMSQIGPGYIRIVAGGEEVVRYSFSGAEFSTERAVMLGDFYLKDVWRFAAVGQGFDGGLAALLQNFGGEVAEEPEQQAPAAAAPAAAPGFAPPQAAAPAPSFAAPAAPAAPAAPAAPAAPAPQAPPAPQQPQAPQQPQAPQQPQAPVPQYQQPAPAAPVHSAPTMAAPIAPPAPPAQAPYGQQPGTPSYGQAPQPSYGQVPQPYGQQPPHQPQPSFGGQVPGQPAPYGQAPVPAQAPGPYPQPVPGQAPRAAGPGLGAALQVYKEAPTGARWTAQNQQLVRVDLAMGGQPVLARQGSMVLYQGKVDFSYKGAGFAGRVVGNATGQEMQLMRCTGRGQVFLAENGAHLHTVELQGDGICVSAENVLAFDESLHHEVRRIEGHGIPGGALFTMLFQGTGTVVVKTHGTPVVLPVTPTTFADSNAIVAWSAASQVIVSSQVRLRRNAYPGHSGETVNLQFRGAPGNFIVVQPYEV comes from the coding sequence ATGGCCAGGGAATTCCAACGCGGTCACAAGGCCAGGATCAGCGATCTCACGGCGGGCACCGACCTGTACGTGGGTGTGCAGATCGCCGGCCCCGGGCTCGCCTTCGACATCAGCTGCTTCGGCCTCGACGCTGATGAGCGGCTCTCGGACGACCGCTACTTCGTCTTTTACAACCAGCCGAAGTCGCCGGAGGAGTCCATCCAGCAGCTCGGCGCGCAGGCCGGCGACACCGAGTCGTTCCGCGTGACGCTGGACCGCATCCCGGCGAACATCCACAAGCTGTCCTTCACCGCCACCATCGACGGCGACGGACAGATGTCGCAGATCGGACCGGGCTACATCCGGATCGTGGCCGGCGGCGAGGAGGTCGTCCGGTACTCCTTCTCCGGCGCCGAGTTCAGCACCGAGCGGGCCGTGATGCTCGGCGACTTCTACCTGAAGGACGTCTGGCGCTTCGCCGCCGTCGGCCAGGGCTTCGACGGCGGGCTCGCCGCCCTGCTGCAGAACTTCGGCGGCGAGGTCGCCGAGGAGCCGGAGCAGCAGGCGCCGGCGGCCGCCGCCCCAGCCGCGGCGCCCGGCTTCGCGCCGCCGCAGGCCGCCGCCCCGGCGCCGTCGTTCGCCGCCCCCGCCGCCCCCGCCGCCCCCGCCGCCCCCGCCGCCCCCGCCGCCCCGGCGCCCCAGGCTCCGCCCGCCCCGCAGCAGCCGCAGGCCCCGCAGCAGCCGCAGGCCCCCCAGCAGCCCCAGGCTCCCGTACCGCAGTACCAGCAGCCGGCCCCCGCCGCCCCGGTGCACTCGGCCCCCACCATGGCCGCGCCGATCGCCCCGCCGGCCCCGCCGGCCCAGGCCCCGTACGGCCAGCAGCCCGGCACCCCGTCCTACGGCCAGGCACCGCAGCCCTCGTACGGCCAGGTCCCGCAGCCCTACGGCCAGCAGCCCCCGCACCAGCCCCAGCCCTCCTTCGGCGGCCAGGTCCCCGGCCAGCCGGCCCCGTACGGCCAGGCCCCGGTCCCGGCACAGGCCCCGGGCCCGTACCCGCAGCCCGTCCCCGGCCAGGCCCCCCGGGCCGCCGGCCCCGGCCTCGGCGCAGCACTGCAGGTGTACAAGGAGGCCCCCACCGGCGCCCGCTGGACCGCGCAGAACCAGCAGCTCGTCCGCGTCGACCTCGCCATGGGCGGCCAGCCCGTCCTCGCCCGCCAGGGCAGCATGGTCCTCTACCAGGGCAAGGTCGACTTCAGCTACAAGGGCGCCGGCTTCGCCGGCCGCGTCGTCGGCAACGCCACCGGCCAGGAGATGCAGCTGATGCGCTGCACCGGCCGCGGCCAGGTCTTCCTCGCCGAGAACGGCGCCCACCTGCACACCGTCGAGCTCCAGGGCGACGGCATCTGCGTCTCCGCCGAGAACGTCCTCGCCTTCGACGAGTCGCTGCACCACGAGGTCCGCCGCATCGAGGGCCACGGCATCCCCGGCGGCGCCCTCTTCACCATGCTCTTCCAGGGCACCGGCACCGTGGTCGTCAAGACGCACGGCACGCCCGTCGTGCTTCCCGTCACCCCGACCACCTTCGCCGACAGCAACGCGATCGTGGCCTGGTCGGCCGCCTCCCAGGTGATCGTTTCCAGTCAGGTCCGACTGCGGCGCAACGCCTACCCCGGCCACAGCGGGGAGACCGTGAACCTCCAGTTCCGCGGCGCACCCGGCAACTTCATCGTCGTCCAGCCGTACGAGGTCTGA
- a CDS encoding AIM24 family protein, whose amino-acid sequence MNQQLAGYAPTPVTARMENHGPSMLKVAMQTGQDLFARTGSMVAYEGFIQYEPNPPALRQMASQWLTGEGAPVMKCSGDGLLYLADYGADVVVVNLDNDALSVNGTNLLAFDAHLQWGVERVKGLAKFAGQGLFNVQVAGTGWVAITSRGTPIVVDCGRGEDETYVDPDALVAWSPNLKVKGKRSFKASSMIGRGSGEAYQMAFSGQGIVVVQPSEDSSDRLRTRG is encoded by the coding sequence ATGAACCAGCAGCTCGCGGGCTACGCCCCCACCCCCGTCACGGCCCGCATGGAGAACCACGGCCCGTCCATGCTCAAGGTCGCCATGCAGACCGGCCAGGACCTCTTCGCCCGCACCGGGTCGATGGTCGCCTACGAGGGCTTCATCCAGTACGAGCCGAACCCGCCGGCCCTGCGCCAGATGGCCTCGCAGTGGCTGACCGGCGAGGGCGCGCCGGTGATGAAGTGCAGCGGCGACGGCCTGCTCTACCTCGCCGACTACGGCGCGGACGTCGTCGTCGTCAACCTCGACAACGACGCCCTCTCGGTCAACGGCACCAACCTCCTCGCCTTCGACGCCCACCTCCAGTGGGGTGTCGAGCGCGTCAAGGGCCTGGCCAAGTTCGCCGGCCAGGGCCTGTTCAACGTGCAGGTCGCCGGCACCGGATGGGTCGCGATCACCTCGCGCGGCACCCCGATCGTCGTCGACTGCGGCCGCGGCGAGGACGAGACGTACGTCGACCCGGACGCGCTCGTCGCCTGGTCCCCGAACCTCAAGGTGAAGGGCAAGCGCAGCTTCAAGGCCTCGTCGATGATCGGCCGGGGCAGCGGGGAGGCCTACCAGATGGCCTTCTCCGGCCAGGGCATCGTCGTCGTACAGCCCAGCGAGGACAGCAGCGACCGGCTCCGGACCCGGGGCTGA
- a CDS encoding AIM24 family protein, translating into MQSSLFAHAEQQSPDRYAVQNPQLLRVSLTGTDDVLARKGAMVAYQGLIDFDGEYQSGSQRSARRNTGEGLDLMRCSGQGTVYLANLAQYVHVVDVDHEGLTVDSSYVLALDSALHTEVIAVDSQYGISGSGKYQLNISGRGKVALMTSGQPLMLQVTPEKYVNADADAVVAWSTSLRVQMQAQTHSSGVWRRRGSTGEGWELSFLGTGFALVQPSEVLPPQNAQLGQGVAAQFGVGQHGARGQNQNNAWN; encoded by the coding sequence ATGCAGAGCTCACTTTTCGCACACGCCGAGCAGCAGTCCCCGGACCGCTACGCCGTCCAGAACCCGCAGCTGCTGCGGGTCTCCCTGACCGGCACCGACGACGTCCTGGCCCGCAAGGGCGCCATGGTCGCCTACCAGGGCCTGATCGACTTCGACGGCGAGTACCAGAGCGGCAGCCAGCGCAGCGCCCGCCGCAACACCGGCGAGGGCCTCGACCTGATGCGCTGCTCCGGCCAGGGCACCGTCTACCTGGCGAACCTGGCCCAGTACGTCCACGTCGTCGACGTCGACCACGAGGGCCTCACCGTCGACAGCAGCTACGTCCTCGCACTGGACTCCGCCCTGCACACCGAGGTCATCGCGGTGGACAGCCAGTACGGCATCTCCGGCTCCGGCAAGTACCAGCTGAACATCTCGGGCCGCGGCAAGGTCGCCCTGATGACCTCCGGGCAGCCGCTGATGCTCCAGGTCACGCCCGAGAAGTACGTCAACGCCGACGCCGACGCCGTCGTCGCCTGGTCCACCTCGCTGCGCGTGCAGATGCAGGCCCAGACCCACTCCAGCGGGGTGTGGCGCCGCCGCGGCAGCACCGGCGAGGGCTGGGAGCTCAGCTTCCTCGGCACCGGCTTCGCCCTGGTGCAGCCCAGCGAGGTGCTGCCCCCGCAGAACGCCCAGCTCGGACAGGGCGTCGCCGCACAGTTCGGCGTGGGCCAGCACGGGGCGCGCGGCCAGAACCAGAACAACGCCTGGAACTGA
- a CDS encoding NUDIX hydrolase: MSLHEDAVLTLKGYEGVDGEQRALRDVYLEHLAAHPDGMYKPCRAGHVTGSALVVDPSRGRVLLTLHRKLGMWLQMGGHCEPGDATLEAAALREAVEESGIGSGLALLPGGPVRLDRHPIPAPCNWHLDVQYAALAPAGVEAEISDESLDLRWFPYAEVGAVADTSVVRLVEATLARL; the protein is encoded by the coding sequence GTGAGCCTCCACGAGGACGCGGTCCTGACCCTCAAGGGGTACGAGGGCGTCGACGGGGAGCAGCGCGCCCTGCGCGACGTCTACCTGGAGCACCTCGCCGCGCACCCGGACGGGATGTACAAGCCGTGCCGGGCGGGGCACGTCACCGGCAGCGCGCTGGTGGTCGACCCGTCGCGCGGCCGGGTGCTGCTGACCCTGCACCGCAAGCTCGGCATGTGGCTGCAGATGGGCGGCCACTGCGAGCCGGGCGACGCGACGCTGGAGGCGGCCGCGCTGCGCGAGGCCGTCGAGGAGTCCGGCATCGGCTCCGGCCTGGCGCTGCTGCCGGGCGGGCCGGTGCGGCTCGACCGGCACCCGATCCCGGCGCCGTGCAACTGGCACCTGGACGTGCAGTACGCGGCGCTCGCGCCGGCCGGTGTCGAGGCGGAGATCAGCGACGAGTCGCTCGACCTGCGCTGGTTCCCGTACGCGGAGGTCGGCGCCGTGGCCGACACCTCGGTCGTGCGGCTGGTGGAGGCGACGCTGGCACGGCTCTGA
- a CDS encoding zinc-dependent metalloprotease, translated as MSDTPFGFGLPPEEPENGDEGKKKGGQGGPNPFGFGGFGLPGGPGGPGAGDNPFAAMFGAMNPADLGAAFQQLGQMLSYEGGPVNWDMAKDVARRTVAQGTPDGVKDTSVGIAERSAVEEAVRLADHWLDDVTSLPSGATTAVAWSRAEWVEATLPVWKELVDPVAERVGAAMGGVLPEEMQAMAGPLLGMMRSMGGAMFGQQIGQAVGVLAGEVVGSTDIGLPLGPAGKAALLPLNIEGFGKDLGVPSEEVRLYLALREAAHARLFAHVPWLRSHLFGAVEGYARGIKVDTSKLEDVVGQIDPTNPEQLQEALQGGMFQPQDTPEQKAALARLETALALVEGWVDAVVHAAAKPRLSSADAMRETMRRRRASGGPAEQTFATLIGLELRPRRLRDASRLWASLTDARGVDGRDGLWEHPDMLPTATDLDDPDGFVHREHLDFSELDKMLGEAAERRGRNGKGGQDAKDGQGGQGGQNGPDGPDGREGEDGGEGEGAK; from the coding sequence GTGAGCGACACCCCATTCGGATTCGGCCTTCCGCCGGAGGAGCCGGAGAACGGCGACGAGGGCAAGAAGAAGGGCGGGCAGGGCGGCCCGAATCCGTTCGGGTTCGGCGGCTTCGGCCTGCCCGGCGGTCCGGGCGGCCCGGGCGCCGGGGACAATCCGTTCGCGGCCATGTTCGGCGCGATGAACCCGGCCGACCTCGGCGCGGCCTTCCAGCAGCTGGGCCAGATGCTCAGCTACGAGGGCGGCCCCGTGAACTGGGACATGGCCAAGGACGTCGCCCGCCGGACCGTCGCGCAGGGCACCCCAGACGGCGTGAAGGACACCAGCGTCGGCATCGCGGAGCGCTCCGCCGTGGAGGAGGCCGTGCGCCTCGCCGACCACTGGCTGGACGACGTGACCTCGCTGCCCTCCGGCGCCACGACGGCCGTGGCGTGGAGCCGCGCCGAGTGGGTCGAGGCGACCCTGCCTGTGTGGAAGGAGCTCGTCGACCCGGTCGCCGAGCGGGTCGGTGCGGCCATGGGCGGTGTCCTGCCGGAGGAGATGCAGGCCATGGCGGGCCCGCTGCTCGGCATGATGCGCTCCATGGGCGGGGCCATGTTCGGGCAGCAGATCGGCCAGGCCGTGGGCGTCCTCGCCGGCGAGGTCGTCGGCTCCACCGACATCGGCCTGCCGCTGGGCCCGGCGGGGAAGGCGGCCCTGCTGCCGCTGAACATCGAGGGGTTCGGCAAGGACCTCGGCGTCCCGTCGGAGGAGGTGCGGCTGTACCTCGCACTGCGTGAGGCGGCGCACGCCAGGCTCTTCGCGCACGTGCCGTGGCTGCGCTCGCACCTGTTCGGCGCGGTCGAGGGGTACGCCCGCGGGATCAAGGTCGACACCTCCAAGCTGGAGGACGTCGTCGGGCAGATCGACCCGACCAACCCGGAGCAGCTGCAGGAGGCGCTCCAGGGCGGCATGTTCCAGCCCCAGGACACCCCCGAGCAGAAGGCCGCGCTGGCCCGCCTGGAAACGGCGCTCGCGCTGGTCGAGGGCTGGGTGGACGCCGTTGTCCACGCGGCGGCCAAGCCCCGCCTCTCCTCGGCGGACGCCATGCGCGAGACCATGCGCCGCCGCCGCGCCTCGGGCGGCCCCGCGGAGCAGACCTTCGCGACGCTGATCGGGCTGGAGCTGCGGCCGCGCCGGCTGCGGGACGCCTCCCGGCTGTGGGCCTCGCTGACGGACGCCCGCGGCGTCGACGGCCGCGACGGCCTGTGGGAGCACCCGGACATGCTGCCCACGGCCACCGACCTCGACGACCCGGACGGCTTCGTGCACCGCGAGCACCTGGACTTCTCCGAGCTCGACAAGATGCTCGGCGAGGCCGCAGAGCGGCGCGGCCGGAACGGCAAGGGCGGGCAGGACGCCAAGGACGGGCAGGGCGGGCAGGGCGGGCAGAACGGCCCGGATGGCCCGGACGGCCGGGAAGGCGAGGACGGCGGCGAGGGCGAAGGAGCGAAGTGA
- a CDS encoding SDR family oxidoreductase codes for MSSPDPQVHEPDDAENRPEHGDSAHGVRQPRNHAGPRRNSPVIAVTGAASGVGAALVRRLAASDEVKQVVAIDERRGDCAAAQWHVLDVRDPAIAEKLRGSDVVVHLALDLDLETDPAARTAYNVRGTQTVLTAAAAAGVHRVVLCTSAMVYGALPDNDLPLSEDSELRATAEATGVGDLLEIERLGRRAPRAHPGLNVTVVRPAVLVGGTDTALTRYFESPRLLVVAGSRPTWQFCHVEDLVSALEYAALEKVEGELAVGCEGWLEQDEVEELSGIRRMELPSAVALGAAARLHRIGLTPSPAGDLAYTMHPWVVSVSRLHAAGWRPRWTNEEVLAELLQEVAGRHTVAGRRLGRKDATAAGAAGATVALLGAAAVVRRARRRRGI; via the coding sequence GTGAGTTCCCCAGATCCGCAGGTTCACGAGCCCGACGACGCCGAGAACCGCCCCGAGCACGGTGACAGCGCCCACGGCGTTCGCCAGCCGCGAAACCACGCGGGCCCCCGCCGGAACAGCCCGGTGATCGCCGTGACCGGCGCCGCCTCCGGCGTCGGCGCCGCCCTGGTCCGCCGCCTCGCCGCCTCCGACGAGGTCAAGCAGGTCGTCGCCATCGACGAGCGGCGCGGCGACTGCGCCGCCGCCCAGTGGCACGTCCTCGACGTCCGCGACCCCGCCATCGCCGAGAAGCTGCGCGGCAGCGACGTCGTCGTCCACCTCGCCCTCGACCTCGACCTGGAGACGGACCCCGCGGCCCGCACCGCGTACAACGTCCGGGGGACCCAGACCGTCCTGACCGCGGCCGCCGCGGCCGGCGTCCACCGGGTCGTCCTCTGTACCTCCGCCATGGTCTACGGAGCCCTGCCCGACAACGACCTCCCCCTCTCGGAGGACTCCGAGCTGCGGGCCACCGCCGAGGCCACCGGCGTCGGCGACCTGCTGGAGATCGAGCGGCTGGGCCGCCGCGCGCCGCGCGCCCACCCGGGCCTCAACGTGACCGTCGTCCGCCCCGCCGTCCTCGTCGGCGGCACCGACACCGCCCTGACCCGCTACTTCGAGTCCCCGCGCCTCCTCGTCGTGGCCGGATCCCGCCCGACCTGGCAGTTCTGCCACGTCGAGGACCTCGTCAGCGCCCTGGAGTACGCGGCGCTGGAGAAGGTCGAGGGCGAGCTCGCCGTCGGCTGCGAGGGCTGGCTGGAGCAGGACGAGGTCGAGGAGCTGAGCGGCATCCGCCGCATGGAGCTGCCCTCGGCGGTCGCGCTCGGCGCGGCGGCCCGGCTGCACCGGATCGGCCTGACGCCGTCCCCGGCCGGCGACCTCGCCTACACCATGCACCCCTGGGTGGTCAGCGTCAGCCGCCTGCACGCCGCCGGCTGGCGGCCGCGCTGGACCAACGAGGAGGTGCTGGCCGAGCTCCTCCAGGAGGTCGCGGGCCGGCACACGGTCGCGGGCCGGCGGCTCGGCCGCAAGGACGCCACCGCCGCGGGCGCCGCGGGCGCGACGGTGGCGCTGCTCGGCGCGGCCGCGGTCGTCCGCCGGGCGCGCCGCCGCCGCGGCATCTGA
- a CDS encoding molybdenum cofactor biosynthesis protein MoaE, translated as MAPHFDHPGEQAAQDPIRLLAIRDTPLSVDEVFRAVGDDETGGTTLFVGTVRNHDGGADVESLGYSCHPSAEAEMRRIAERVAAKYPVRALAAVHRVGDLSVGDLAVVVAVSCPHRGEAFEACRMLIDDLKHEVPIWKHQRFSDGTEEWVGAC; from the coding sequence ATGGCACCGCACTTCGACCACCCCGGCGAGCAGGCCGCCCAGGACCCGATCCGGCTGCTCGCGATCCGCGACACCCCCCTCTCCGTCGACGAGGTCTTCCGGGCCGTCGGCGACGACGAGACCGGCGGCACGACGCTCTTCGTCGGCACGGTGCGCAACCACGACGGGGGCGCGGACGTCGAATCGCTCGGCTACTCCTGCCACCCCTCGGCCGAGGCGGAGATGCGCCGCATCGCCGAGCGCGTCGCCGCCAAGTACCCGGTGCGGGCGCTGGCAGCCGTCCACCGCGTCGGCGACCTGTCCGTCGGCGACCTGGCGGTCGTCGTCGCCGTGTCGTGCCCGCACCGCGGCGAGGCCTTCGAGGCCTGCCGGATGCTGATCGACGACCTCAAGCACGAGGTGCCGATCTGGAAGCACCAGCGCTTCTCCGACGGCACCGAGGAGTGGGTCGGGGCCTGCTGA
- a CDS encoding YlbL family protein, whose protein sequence is MPRRTATMLAATLMLFALLCAGVFVKVPYSEMSPGPTVNTLGESRGAPVISIGDRTTYPTTGHLNMTTVRVTGADYDMNLLEAVHGWLSGDNIVVPHENLYPNGKTEEQSTQENAEEFSQSQESAKVAALKQLGISVPTRVVVSSVVKGSPSEGRLHAGDEVKTVDGTPVTAPADVAKLVTRHKAGEPVEFAVVPAAEAEEARKAGRAPATRKVGITTAKAEGDGHAIVGIRAGTAHTFPFPIDIKLADVGGPSAGLMFALGIVDKLTPGDLTGGRFVAGTGTIDDAGKVGPIGGIQMKTIGARKAGARYFLTPADNCASAAANVPDGLTLVKVSAIGDAVQSLEKIAKGDTAGVPQCGDS, encoded by the coding sequence ATGCCACGCCGCACAGCGACGATGCTCGCCGCCACCCTCATGCTGTTCGCGCTGCTCTGCGCCGGGGTGTTCGTCAAGGTTCCGTACTCGGAGATGAGCCCCGGTCCGACCGTGAACACGCTGGGCGAGTCGCGCGGCGCGCCCGTCATCAGCATCGGCGACCGCACGACGTACCCGACGACGGGCCACCTCAACATGACGACCGTCCGGGTCACCGGCGCGGACTACGACATGAACCTGCTCGAAGCGGTGCACGGCTGGCTCTCCGGCGACAACATCGTCGTCCCGCACGAGAACCTCTACCCGAACGGGAAGACCGAGGAGCAGTCCACCCAGGAGAACGCCGAGGAGTTCAGCCAGTCGCAGGAGAGCGCGAAGGTCGCCGCGCTGAAGCAGCTCGGCATCTCCGTCCCCACCCGCGTCGTGGTCTCCTCCGTCGTCAAGGGCAGCCCCTCCGAGGGCCGGCTGCACGCCGGGGACGAGGTCAAGACGGTCGACGGCACCCCGGTCACCGCCCCGGCGGACGTCGCCAAGCTCGTCACCAGGCACAAGGCCGGCGAGCCCGTCGAGTTCGCGGTCGTACCCGCCGCCGAGGCCGAGGAGGCCCGGAAGGCGGGCCGCGCGCCCGCGACCCGGAAGGTCGGGATCACGACGGCGAAGGCCGAGGGCGACGGGCACGCCATCGTCGGCATCCGGGCCGGCACCGCGCACACCTTCCCGTTCCCGATCGACATCAAGCTCGCCGACGTCGGCGGCCCGAGCGCGGGCCTCATGTTCGCCCTCGGCATCGTCGACAAGCTGACGCCCGGCGACCTGACCGGCGGCCGCTTCGTCGCGGGCACCGGCACCATCGACGACGCCGGCAAGGTCGGGCCCATCGGCGGCATCCAGATGAAGACGATCGGCGCCCGCAAGGCAGGCGCCCGCTACTTCCTGACCCCCGCGGACAACTGCGCCTCGGCGGCGGCCAACGTCCCCGACGGCCTGACCCTCGTCAAGGTCTCCGCCATCGGGGACGCCGTGCAGTCCCTGGAGAAGATCGCCAAGGGGGACACGGCCGGCGTGCCGCAGTGCGGCGACTCCTGA
- a CDS encoding PPA1309 family protein: MSNVSPSPGTPMAASPLTRACLEIDEYAAGLGWDRPARLFALVDTARLRRQEPRLAHQLGVDADDAGRTSLTPVEQDELPAGMPLDKFLGTIAWPDAVVGCALTVERLMLPPSAEASVPQGLSDKQLAKWVAAHPERQEVRLTVAVLRDGSRESAVRLREKDSSTEVLTGASLVPGLAEALAATFS, encoded by the coding sequence ATGTCCAACGTTTCCCCCTCCCCCGGCACGCCGATGGCGGCCAGCCCGCTCACCCGCGCCTGCCTCGAGATCGACGAGTACGCGGCCGGACTGGGCTGGGACCGGCCCGCCCGGCTGTTCGCCCTGGTCGACACCGCCCGGCTGCGCCGGCAGGAGCCGCGCCTCGCCCACCAGCTCGGAGTCGACGCGGACGACGCCGGCCGGACCTCGCTGACCCCCGTCGAGCAGGACGAGCTGCCCGCCGGGATGCCCCTGGACAAGTTCCTCGGCACCATCGCCTGGCCCGACGCGGTCGTCGGCTGCGCCCTGACCGTGGAGCGGCTGATGCTGCCCCCGTCCGCGGAGGCGTCCGTACCGCAGGGGCTGAGCGACAAGCAGCTCGCGAAGTGGGTCGCCGCGCACCCGGAGCGCCAGGAGGTCCGCCTGACCGTGGCCGTGCTGCGCGACGGCTCGCGCGAGTCGGCGGTCCGGCTGCGCGAGAAGGACTCCTCGACCGAGGTGCTCACGGGCGCGAGCCTGGTGCCGGGGCTGGCGGAGGCGCTCGCCGCGACGTTCTCCTAG